In Mercurialis annua linkage group LG5, ddMerAnnu1.2, whole genome shotgun sequence, a single genomic region encodes these proteins:
- the LOC126679809 gene encoding protein CHUP1, chloroplastic isoform X1: MVKEKIDIRPVLLKFGLVLALSFAGFLYSRSKNRRVKSSKAPRPLRPSGHVVEDNGTAEMKKTPSPRSNPFISVDKHQEDASAPKVAADMVVLAPSGRYNGDKDGYLLPEFNDLVNEFDVNSTSAGISPKKDVESPRSDTGTPRAARNMEKNDHDQEIRHLKTLVRMLREREKNLEFQLLEFYGLKEQETAMMELQNRLKISNMEIKLFTLKIESLQADNQRLQAQVTDHAKIVAELDAARSKIKLLKKRLKSETEQNKEHIISLRKRVGRLQEEEHKAATNDSDIKLKLQKLGDLEAETEDLRKSNLRLNSENSELARQLDSAKILANSVLEDPETEALRELNDKLKHENENLTRDVEQLRADRCNDCEELVYLRWINACLRFELRNFQPAHGKTVARDLSKSLSPKSEEIAKQLILEYANTEETGANGINIMDFESDQWSSSHSSDVIDSGDFDDSAGSPKTSTSRKINFFNKLRKLIRGKDIHHHQNHGSVDKSVEAEDSDSPYGSSSISTTTDAASDRHLNRLHSVSLDLSRRSAYIKNPKMDEMKEMGIGRRNSDVGPKRFLSGRYTTRHLSPENQPEQGSFSTERSELLKFAEVLKDSDSITRASHKKSASVGSFGSFHRTTSH, encoded by the exons ATGGTGAAAGAAAAGATTGATATCAGGCCAGTTCTACTcaaatttggattggttttagcTCTTTCATTTGCTGGATTTCTTTATTCTCGATCGAAAAACCGAAGAGTCAAATCTTCTAAGGCTCCTCGCCCCCTACGGCCTTCAG GTCATGTTGTTGAGGATAATGGAACAGCTGAAATGAAGAAAACGCCCAGTCCGAGGAGCAATCCGTTCATTTCTGTCGACAAACAT CAGGAAGATGCATCCGCTCCGAAAGTTGCTGCTGATATGGTTGTACTTGCACCAAGCGGTAGGTACAATGGAGATAAAGATGGGTACCTCTTGCCCGAATTTAATGACCTCGTAAATGAATTTGATGTAAATTCGACAAGTGCTGGGATATCTCCAAAAAAGGATGTAGAATCACCAAGATCAGACACGGGAACTCCACGAGCTGCTAGGAACATGGAAAAGAATGATCACGATCAAGAGATTAGACATCTTAAGACCCTGGTTAGAATGCTTCGAGAAAGGGAAAAGAATCTAGAGTTCCAACTGCTCGAGTTTTATGGCCTTAAAGAGCAAGAAACTGCTATGATGGAGCTACAAAACCGTTTGAAAATAAGCAATATGGAAATTAAGCTTTTCACTCTCAAGATTGAGTCTCTGCAGGCAGATAATCAAAGACTGCAGGCACAAGTCACTGATCATGCAAAAATCGTTGCTGAGCTTGACGCTGCAAGATCGAAAATTAAACTGCTGAAGAAAAGGCTAAAGTCTGAAACTGAGCAGAATAAGGAACACATCATATCCCTTCGAAAAAGAGTTGGTCGGTTGCAAGAAGAAGAACACAAGGCTGCAACAAATGATTCTGATATTAAACTGAAGCTGCAAAAGTTGGGGGATTTGGAGGCTGAAACAGAAGACTTAAGGAAGTCTAATCTTAGACTGAACTCAGAAAACTCTGAATTGGCTCGTCAGTTAGATTCCGCCAAAATCCTTGCGAATTCTGTTCTTGAAGATCCAGAG ACAGAAGCACTAAGAGAACTTAACGACAAGTTGAAACATGAAAATGAGAACTTGACAAGGGATGTTGAGCAACTCCGAGCAGACCGATGTAATGATTGCGAGGAATTAGTCTATCTTAGATGGATAAATGCATGCTTGAGATTTGAATTGCGCAATTTTCAGCCTGCACATGGTAAAACAGTAGCcagagatttaagcaaatctCTCAGTCCCAAGTCGGAGGAAATAGCAAAGCAGCTAATACTCGAATATGCAAATACCGAAGAGACGGGGGCTAATGGTATTAACATTATGGATTTTGAGTCCGACCAGTGGTCATCCTCACATTCGTCCGACGTGATAGACTCAGGCGACTTTGATGATTCTGCAGGCTCACCGAAAACCAGCACCTCCAGAAAAATCAACTTCTTCAACAAGCTAAGAAAACTAATTCGGGGAAAAGACATTCATCATCATCAGAACCACGGATCAGTTGACAAATCTGTCGAAGCAGAAGACTCCGATTCTCCGTATGGAAGTTCAagtatatcaacaacaactGATGCTGCAAGTGATCGTCATTTGAACAGACTACATAGCGTATCTCTGGATTTATCTAGACGGTCTGCATACATCAAGAATCCGAAAATGGATGAAATGAAGGAAATGGGAATTGGTCGACGAAATAGTGACGTTGGGCCGAAAAGGTTTTTGTCAGGCAGGTATACTACTCGTCATTTGTCACCGGAAAATCAACCCGAGCAAGGCTCGTTCTCGACGGAGCGATCAGAATTATTGAAATTTGCAGAAGTTCTGAAGGACTCAGACAGTATAACAAGAGCATCTCATAAAAAATCAGCATCAGTTGGTTCATTTGGGAGTTTTCATCGAACAACTTCACACTAG
- the LOC126679809 gene encoding protein CHUP1, chloroplastic isoform X2, which yields MVKEKIDIRPVLLKFGLVLALSFAGFLYSRSKNRRVKSSKAPRPLRPSGHVVEDNGTAEMKKTPSPRSNPFISVDKHEDASAPKVAADMVVLAPSGRYNGDKDGYLLPEFNDLVNEFDVNSTSAGISPKKDVESPRSDTGTPRAARNMEKNDHDQEIRHLKTLVRMLREREKNLEFQLLEFYGLKEQETAMMELQNRLKISNMEIKLFTLKIESLQADNQRLQAQVTDHAKIVAELDAARSKIKLLKKRLKSETEQNKEHIISLRKRVGRLQEEEHKAATNDSDIKLKLQKLGDLEAETEDLRKSNLRLNSENSELARQLDSAKILANSVLEDPETEALRELNDKLKHENENLTRDVEQLRADRCNDCEELVYLRWINACLRFELRNFQPAHGKTVARDLSKSLSPKSEEIAKQLILEYANTEETGANGINIMDFESDQWSSSHSSDVIDSGDFDDSAGSPKTSTSRKINFFNKLRKLIRGKDIHHHQNHGSVDKSVEAEDSDSPYGSSSISTTTDAASDRHLNRLHSVSLDLSRRSAYIKNPKMDEMKEMGIGRRNSDVGPKRFLSGRYTTRHLSPENQPEQGSFSTERSELLKFAEVLKDSDSITRASHKKSASVGSFGSFHRTTSH from the exons ATGGTGAAAGAAAAGATTGATATCAGGCCAGTTCTACTcaaatttggattggttttagcTCTTTCATTTGCTGGATTTCTTTATTCTCGATCGAAAAACCGAAGAGTCAAATCTTCTAAGGCTCCTCGCCCCCTACGGCCTTCAG GTCATGTTGTTGAGGATAATGGAACAGCTGAAATGAAGAAAACGCCCAGTCCGAGGAGCAATCCGTTCATTTCTGTCGACAAACAT GAAGATGCATCCGCTCCGAAAGTTGCTGCTGATATGGTTGTACTTGCACCAAGCGGTAGGTACAATGGAGATAAAGATGGGTACCTCTTGCCCGAATTTAATGACCTCGTAAATGAATTTGATGTAAATTCGACAAGTGCTGGGATATCTCCAAAAAAGGATGTAGAATCACCAAGATCAGACACGGGAACTCCACGAGCTGCTAGGAACATGGAAAAGAATGATCACGATCAAGAGATTAGACATCTTAAGACCCTGGTTAGAATGCTTCGAGAAAGGGAAAAGAATCTAGAGTTCCAACTGCTCGAGTTTTATGGCCTTAAAGAGCAAGAAACTGCTATGATGGAGCTACAAAACCGTTTGAAAATAAGCAATATGGAAATTAAGCTTTTCACTCTCAAGATTGAGTCTCTGCAGGCAGATAATCAAAGACTGCAGGCACAAGTCACTGATCATGCAAAAATCGTTGCTGAGCTTGACGCTGCAAGATCGAAAATTAAACTGCTGAAGAAAAGGCTAAAGTCTGAAACTGAGCAGAATAAGGAACACATCATATCCCTTCGAAAAAGAGTTGGTCGGTTGCAAGAAGAAGAACACAAGGCTGCAACAAATGATTCTGATATTAAACTGAAGCTGCAAAAGTTGGGGGATTTGGAGGCTGAAACAGAAGACTTAAGGAAGTCTAATCTTAGACTGAACTCAGAAAACTCTGAATTGGCTCGTCAGTTAGATTCCGCCAAAATCCTTGCGAATTCTGTTCTTGAAGATCCAGAG ACAGAAGCACTAAGAGAACTTAACGACAAGTTGAAACATGAAAATGAGAACTTGACAAGGGATGTTGAGCAACTCCGAGCAGACCGATGTAATGATTGCGAGGAATTAGTCTATCTTAGATGGATAAATGCATGCTTGAGATTTGAATTGCGCAATTTTCAGCCTGCACATGGTAAAACAGTAGCcagagatttaagcaaatctCTCAGTCCCAAGTCGGAGGAAATAGCAAAGCAGCTAATACTCGAATATGCAAATACCGAAGAGACGGGGGCTAATGGTATTAACATTATGGATTTTGAGTCCGACCAGTGGTCATCCTCACATTCGTCCGACGTGATAGACTCAGGCGACTTTGATGATTCTGCAGGCTCACCGAAAACCAGCACCTCCAGAAAAATCAACTTCTTCAACAAGCTAAGAAAACTAATTCGGGGAAAAGACATTCATCATCATCAGAACCACGGATCAGTTGACAAATCTGTCGAAGCAGAAGACTCCGATTCTCCGTATGGAAGTTCAagtatatcaacaacaactGATGCTGCAAGTGATCGTCATTTGAACAGACTACATAGCGTATCTCTGGATTTATCTAGACGGTCTGCATACATCAAGAATCCGAAAATGGATGAAATGAAGGAAATGGGAATTGGTCGACGAAATAGTGACGTTGGGCCGAAAAGGTTTTTGTCAGGCAGGTATACTACTCGTCATTTGTCACCGGAAAATCAACCCGAGCAAGGCTCGTTCTCGACGGAGCGATCAGAATTATTGAAATTTGCAGAAGTTCTGAAGGACTCAGACAGTATAACAAGAGCATCTCATAAAAAATCAGCATCAGTTGGTTCATTTGGGAGTTTTCATCGAACAACTTCACACTAG
- the LOC126683080 gene encoding putative disease resistance protein RGA3 produces the protein MIGEEVAKKELTTGEAVGMKPLENKIDGWKSAAIAYSVSVYPQLLIVVAIEQVGSIIIREVEQEVKLVVGVKKELEKLKSNLMAIRGVLADAEERQLKEIAVKQWLDKLNAVSYDMDDVLDEWSTAIFKSQVEGEDHNSASNPNSKRNVLSLIKSSCFCFKEVGLRHDIAHRIKELNETLNDIKVQKDMFGFDIGKGTTKKSETLITTSLINITEVQSREQEKNQIVNLLLSESSQSASLDIVAMVGMGGIGKTTLAQLAFNHHQVISCFNVRMWVCVSRPFDSLRISKAILESLFGDAHRFGELETVVNRIEQTIRGKKFLLVLDDMWDDGPEKWMQLKHCLLGGLPGSKILVTTRSESVARNMGCARNGLIQLGKLPLQECWSIFSQIAFFDRDTEEREQLEIIGKEIVEKCDGLPLAAKALGSLLRLKSSAQDWRDVLNSKLWEIPGIWEANSGLASLWLSYYDLPLELRHCFSYCAIFPKSYKIDKNNLIDMWMAQGYLGATSTKKNAKRCGEENFQDLIRRCFFQDLEKNGFGVNKCRMHDILHDFSMYLTKNELFSMEVENSDEKIEQSLSREARHLRIVLGKESSFPSSISTMKNLRTLWIQSHGTKHIGATLSNVFDKCIGLRSLILRSCDVSEIPSSINNLIHLRQLDLSSNHRLRRLPENVCELYNLQTLDVGDCKFVKLPERVENLVNLRQLYNFGTKFLPKAVGRLTNLTTLTEFIISNDTETACSLRDLNNLNQLQGELVIRGLGNVRSVSEAKEAQLIKKTQIIGLDLFFNGEETECREKMDEEIIEAIKPCPNVEKLRIVDYRGTTLVPSWLFLLNNLRELSLKCSNYEHLPPLWKLPSLESLCLDEMTGIKRLGSDFVGISAADHVRSQISSSTYANVAFRKLSHLSFYWIWNWEDWESAEMSNLDVDITVMPCLRNLTVMYCPELKALPDYLLRLKTLEEVKIHECPIIHEDYKQQKYSAEKWQNPNIRISCLSVSNAERNTFLANAVLEDPGTGAPRELDNKFKHKNDELAKEVERLQADRYTEAEELKYLRWINACLRHELRNVQLPPVVKGGSESMSPQSKEKAKQLILEYADGEVMNNSDWDDSDGSSTNSNPTKMNAWSTNRNPNREKFLGKLKRLVEKKDMDHHNDVPSGSKSEAAEDSDSPRGV, from the exons ATGATCGGAGAGGAGGTGGCAAAGAAAGAACTGACCACCGGAGAAGCGGTCGGAATGAAACCGTTAGAGAACAAAATCGACGGCTGGAAATCGGCGGCGATCGCGTATTCCGTCTCCGTTTATCCTCAGCTACTGATTGTCGTCGCTATAG AGCAAGTGGGCTCAATCATTATCCGTGAGGTGGAGCAAGAAGTGAAGCTTGTTGTTGGTGTGAAGAAAGAACTCGAAAAGCTCAAGAGCAATCTCATGGCGATCCGTGGTGTTCTTGCTGATGCAGAAGAAAGGCAGCTCAAGGAAATCGCTGTCAAACAGTGGTTAGACAAGCTCAATGCGGTTTCCTACGACATGGATGATGTGCTCGACGAGTGGAGCACCGCGATTTTTAAATCGCAAGTTGAAGGAGAAGATCATAATTCTGCATCGAATCCTAATAGTAAGAGAAATGTACTCTCCCTTATTAAATCGTCTTGCTTTTGTTTTAAGGAAGTCGGCCTCCGTCATGACATTGCTCATAGAATTAAGGAATTGAATGAAACTTTGAATGATATTAAAGTTCAAAAAGATATGTTTGGGTTTGATATTGGAAAGGGCACCACCAAAAAATCTGAAACCCTAATAACCACCTCTCTTATCAATATAACAGAGGTGCAGAGTAGAGAGCAGGAAAAAAACCAGATCGTTAACTTGTTATTGAGTGAGAGTAGTCAAAGTGCTTCACTAGACATTGTCGCTATGGTGGGGATGGGAGGAATTGGGAAGACGACTCTTGCCCAGTTAGCTTTCAACCATCATCAAGTGATATCTTGTTTTAATGTGAGAATGTGGGTGTGTGTTTCACGCCCATTTGATTCACTGAGGATTTCCAAGGCAATCCTTGAATCTCTTTTTGGGGACGCCCATAGATTTGGTGAACTTGAAACTGTGGTCAACCGAATTGAACAAACTATTAGGGGAAAGAAATTTTTGCTTGTATTGGATGATATGTGGGATGATGGTCCTGAGAAGTGGATGCAACTAAAACATTGTTTGCTAGGTGGCTTACCAGGAAGTAAAATTCTGGTGACTACACGTAGTGAGAGTGTTGCAAGGAACATGGGATGCGCAAGAAACGGCCTAATTCAACTAGGAAAATTACCTCTACAAGAATGCTGGTCCATATTTAGCCAGATTGCATTCTTTGACAGAGATACTGAAGAGCGTGAACAACTAGAAATTATTGGCAAGGAAATAGTTGAGAAGTGTGATGGTTTGCCTCTTGCTGCGAAGGCTCTAGGAAgtcttttgcgtttgaaaaGTTCAGCACAGGATTGGAGGGATGTGTTGAATAGTAAGCTATGGGAAATACCAGGGATATGGGAAGCTAATAGTGGCTTGGCCTCCTTATGGTTGAGCTACTATGATTTGCCTTTAGAATTGAGGCATTGTTTCTCATATTGTGCTATCTTTCCTAAGAGTTACAAGATAgataaaaataacttaattgATATGTGGATGGCTCAAGGTTATCTCGGAGCAACTTCAACCAAAAAGAACGCAAAGAGATGTGGGGAAGAGAACTTTCAAGATTTAATTAGACGTTGTTTCTTTCaagatttggaaaaaaatggGTTTGGAGTAAACAAGTGCAGAATGCATGACATATTGCATGATTTTTCCATGTACCTTACAAAGAATGAGCTTTTTAGCATGGAAGTTGAGAATTCTGACGAGAAAATAGAGCAGTCTCTATCTAGAGAAGCACGGCACTTGAGGATAGTGCTTGGGAAAGAAAGTTCATTTCCAAGCTCTATCTCCACAATGAAAAATCTGCGAACGCTTTGGATTCAGTCTCATGGTACAAAGCATATTGGTGCAACTCTATCTAATGTGTTTGACAAGTGCATTGGTTTGAGATCATTGATCCTGCGGAGTTGCGACGTTTCAGAGATCCCATCCTCCATAAACAATTTAATACACTTGAGGCAGCTTGACTTGTCTAGTAATCATAGATTGAGAAGGTTGCCTGAAAATGTATGTGAATTATACAATCTGCAAACACTGGATGTTGGTGACTGTAAATTTGTGAAATTGCCCGAGAGAGTAGAAAATTTAGTCAACTTGAGGCAATTATACAACTTCGGCACGAAATTTTTGCCGAAGGCAGTTGGGAGATTAACTAATCTGACAACTTTGACAGAGTTCATAATCAGTAATGATACTGAAACTGCATGTTCTCTCAGAGATCTCAACAACTTGAACCAGCTTCAGGGAGAGCTTGTTATAAGAGGATTGGGCAATGTGAGAAGTGTGAGTGAAGCTAAGGAAGCCCAACTCATAAAAAAGACTCAAATTAttggtttagatttattttttaatggagAGGAAACAGAATGCAGAGAAAAAATGGATGAAGAAATAATAGAAGCCATAAAGCCTTGTCCAAATGTGGAAAAATTACGTATAGTCGACTACAGAGGAACCACACTAGTCCCCAGTTGGTTGTTTTTACTGAATAATCTGAGGGAATTGTCTTTGAAATGCAGTAACTATGAGCATTTGCCTCCTCTGTGGAAATTGCCATCCCTTGAGTCACTTTGTCTGGATGAGATGACAGGTATTAAAAGATTGGGTTCCGACTTTGTTGGAATTTCAGCAGCCGATCATGTTCGGAGTCAGATTTCTTCATCCACATATGCAAATGTTGCTTTCCGCAAGTTGAGTCATCTGAGTTTTTATTGGATATGGAATTGGGAAGATTGGGAAAGTGCGGAGATGAGCAATTTGGATGTTGATATCACAGTAATGCCCTGTCTTCGCAATTTGACGGTAATGTACTGCCCAGAGTTAAAGGCTTTACCAGATTACCTTCTCCGTTTGAAAACATTAGAAGAAGTTAAGATCCATGAGTGCCCTATTATCCATGAAGATTACAAACAGCAGAAGTATAGTGCTGAAAAGTGGCAAAATCCTAACATCCGCATAAGCTGCTTGTCCGTCTCCAATGCGGAACGTAACACATTCCTTGCAAACGCTGTTCTTGAAGATCCAGGG ACAGGAGCACCAAGAGAACTCGACAACAagttcaaacataaaaatgacGAATTGGCCAAGGAAGTTGAGCGACTCCAAGCAGATAGATATACCGAGGCTGAAGAATTAAAGTATTTACGATGGATAAATGCATGCTTGCGGCATGAATTACGTAATGTACAGCTACCACCGGTCGTCAAAGGTGGAAGCGAATCCATGAGTCCTCAGTCTAAGGAGAAAGCAAAGCAGCTAATTCTTGAATATGCCGATGGTGAAGTTATGAATAACTCTGACTGGGATGATTCTGATGGTTCGTCTACAAACAGCAACCCCACCAAAATGAACGCTTGGTCAACAAACAGAAACCCCAACAGAGAGAAATTTTTGGGCAAGCTCAAGAGACTTGTTGAGAAAAAAGATATGGATCATCATAATGATGTACCATCAGGGAGCAAATCTGAAGCAGCAGAGGATTCTGATTCTCCACGTGGCGTTTAA